From the genome of Nicotiana tabacum cultivar K326 chromosome 2, ASM71507v2, whole genome shotgun sequence:
GCAAACTCAACCACATGTGGGTTGTGACATCTGTGGGATGGGACACCCTACACACGAGTGTCAAGCTACAGCTGAGGAGGTCAATGTTGTGGGAAATTTTAATAGAGGAAACTACCAAAGTGGGAATAACTTTAATGCTATGGGTCAAAGACTTCCAGGTGTTTCGTGGAGTTCACCTAATGGGAGCTTGAACTCATGGCAGAAAAATAATCTCAAACCCCAGGATCAGGGACCACCAGGTTTTCAGAACTAGCAGAGGCAACAATACCGGCCACCACAGCCAAATCAGTTAAATATGGAAGATCTCATGAAGGCATTCATtaacaaaacaaatgaaaaattcGAGATTCAGGGCATGACTATCCGAAACATAGAAAGGCAAATGGGACAGATTGTAAATTTGTTGTCTGAGAGGGCTCCTTGGACTCTCCCATCCGACACTGAAAAGAACTTGAAGGAAACAATCAAAGTTATATCTCTGAGAAGCGGAAAAGTATTGACTGACCCAATAGTGAAGGCTAAATCGAAAGTGGTCAACAAACAGACTGAGACACCAACAGAGGAAAATAATGAAAAGCAAAAGAGCCAGAATAGCGGGGTacaaaaagaaattgaagaaagtaGACATATGCCAGCTCTACCGTTCCCTCAAAAGATGAAGCGGGAGAAACTTGACAAGtgttttgggcgattcttggagatgcTCAAACAACTTTATGTGAACATCCCTTTCACAGAGGTACTTACTCAGATGCCCGCTTATGCAAAGTTCCTGAAGGAAATCCTGTCTAGCAAGAGAAATATTATGGTCAAGCTGAATGCCCACTACAGTGCCATATTGCAAAATAAAATTACCCAAAAGTGTGGGGACTCAGGAAGCTTCACCATACCATGCTCGTTGGGGAGTGAAAATTTTGACAAGGCCCTCTGTGATTCAGGTGTGTCTATAAATCTAATGCCTCTATCTGTATTCAGGAAACTGGAAGGTGAACTTGGAGTGATCAAATCAATACCAGTGTCCCTACAACTGGCCGACCAGACCACCATTCTACCTGAGGGAATCATTGAAGATATTCTAGTGCGGGTGGACAAGTTTGTGTTCCCCGTAGACTTTATTATGGTAGATATGGAGGTGAACAAGGAGGTGCCTTTAATTCTAGGGAGGCCATTTTTGTGTACAGGTAGAGCCATCCTTGATATTTATGAGGGGCAGCTTATGCTTAGAGTGGGTACTGAGAAAGTGGTATTCCAGATGAAGAGAATGATGAAATACCCCAGTGATGAGGTGTCTTCCTACACGTGTTTCAAGCTAGATGTCATTAGGGAGTTGGCTGAGAAGTACAAGTTTGACAAGCTTGTGGGGGATACTCTAGAGAGGTGTATTACTCAGTCTAGCATAGTGGATGATAAAGATCCGAAAATAAAGAAAGAGGCTGAAGCTCTTGAAACTGAGGATCAAGTAGTTGATGAGGATGAACTAAAAGAGGAGGCTTCTAAGCCTAATGTGGAATTGAAAGTCCTCCCCACTCACTTGAAATATGCTTTTCTCGAAACTAACAATTTTCCTGTGATTATTTCTACTGATTTGACAGGTACACAGGAGCAAAAACTGGTAGAGCTGCTGTCAAAGCAGAAGAAGGCCATTAGTTGGAACATAGTTGATATTCAAGGAATCAGTCCAGCCATATGCATGCACAAAATTCTGTTGGAAGGAAATAGCAAGCCAGTGGTGCAGCCTCAACGCAAGCTGAGCAAAAATCTGGAGGAGGTAGTGCATAAGGAGATCATCAAATTGCTAGATACGTGAGTGATTTTTCCCATCTCTGATAGCCAGTGGACTAGTCCAGTGCAACTTATACCTAAAAAGGGGGCATGACAGTggtgaaaaataaagataatgaattgatccccacaagaacagTCACCTGTTGgtgaatgtgcat
Proteins encoded in this window:
- the LOC142166225 gene encoding uncharacterized protein LOC142166225 codes for the protein MEDLMKAFINKTNEKFEIQGMTIRNIERQMGQIVNLLSERAPWTLPSDTEKNLKETIKVISLRSGKVLTDPIVKAKSKVVNKQTETPTEENNEKQKSQNSGVQKEIEESRHMPALPFPQKMKREKLDKCFGRFLEMLKQLYVNIPFTEVLTQMPAYAKFLKEILSSKRNIMVKLNAHYSAILQNKITQKCGDSGSFTIPCSLGSENFDKALCDSGVSINLMPLSVFRKLEGELGVIKSIPVSLQLADQTTILPEGIIEDILVRVDKFVFPVDFIMVDMEVNKEVPLILGRPFLCTGRAILDIYEGQLMLRVGTEKVVFQMKRMMKYPSDEVSSYTCFKLDVIRELAEKYKFDKLVGDTLERCITQSSIVDDKDPKIKKEAEALETEDQVVDEDELKEEASKPNVELKVLPTHLKYAFLETNNFPVIISTDLTGTQEQKLVELLSKQKKAISWNIVDIQGISPAICMHKILLEGNSKPVVQPQRKLSKNLEEVVHKEIIKLLDT